One window of Hoplias malabaricus isolate fHopMal1 chromosome 16, fHopMal1.hap1, whole genome shotgun sequence genomic DNA carries:
- the LOC136671358 gene encoding mast cell protease 2-like gives MALLSVSLLAALLPILIHSDSVDVGIVNGTEAKPHSRPYMVSVQTSGGHKCGGFLVSKRFVMTAAHCWNKKLIFTAVLGAHNLKDRKERSITMQVKSYHVHPKYLDDNSFDYDILTLEVNSHFIFNSYFS, from the exons ATGGCTCTCCTCTCTGTGTCCCTGCTGGCTGCTCTGCTGCCAATCCTCATCCACTCTG acAGTGTTGATGTTGGTATAGTGAATGGCACAGAAGCTAAACCCCACTCTAGGCCGTATATGGTGTCTGTCCAGACAAGTGGAGGGCACAAATGTGGGGGCTTCCTTGTGTCCAAAAGATTTGTCATGACAGCAGCACACTGCTGGAACAA GAAATTGATATTCACGGCTGTCCTCGGTGCTCATAACCTGAAAGACAGAAAAGAACGCTCTATAACAATGCAAGTGAAGAGTTACCATGTGCATCCGAAGTACCTTGACGATAATTCATTTGACTATGATATCCTGACTTTAGAGGTAAACAGCCACTTCATCTTTAATAGCTACTTTAGTTGA
- the LOC136671940 gene encoding mast cell protease 1-like isoform X1 yields MALISLLLLTALLPNLSHSAGVDVGIINGTEAKPHSRPYMVSLQVNGGHLCGGFLVSQRFVMTAAHCYIRNSEITAVLGAHDLSDKGEGALRREVETYHIHPNYIEPTLDNDIMLLKLKETVPLGPTITTISIPKIEEDIPVGTICSVAGWGQTGDNESTSNRLMETSIRVIDCKKHSVNKQRVCAVHPGGACFGDSGGPLVCKDTAVGIDSFITGTCEEPQGPNGFAKISAFLPWISSILDRV; encoded by the exons ATGGCTCTCATCTCTCTTCTCCTGCTGACTGCTCTGCTGCCAAACCTCAGTCACTCAG CTGGTGTTGATGTTGGAATAATAAATGGCACAGAGGCTAAACCCCACTCAAGACCCTATATGGTGTCTCTCCAAGTAAATGGAGGACACTTATGTGGTGGCTTCCTTGTGTCTCAAAGATTTGTCATGACGGCTGCGCACTGCTATAT CAGAAACTCGGAGATCACAGCAGTGCTTGGTGCTCATGATCTGTCAGACAAAGGAGAAGGTGCTTTGCGCAGGGAAGTGGAGACTTACCACATCCATCCAAATTACATAGAGCCAACATTAGACAATGATATCATGCTCTTAAAG CTCAAGGAAACAGTACCACTGGGCCCAACAATCACAACAATCAGCATCCCCAAAATAGAGGAGGACATCCCAGTCGGTACGATCTGCAGTGTAGCTGGATGGGGACAAACCGGTGACAATGAGTCCACAAGTAACCGTCTGATGGAAACAAGTATCAGAGTCATAGACTGTAAGAagcacagtgtaaataaacagcGAGTGTGTGCAGTTCATCCAGGAGGAGCATGCTTT GGAGACTCCGGAGGTCCTTTAGTGTGTAAGGACACTGCAGTGGGTATTGATTCTTTCATTACTGGTACGTGTGAGGAACCCCAGGGTCCAAATGGTTTTGCCAAAATATCTGCATTCCTGCCCTGGATCAGTTCTATTCTTGACCGTGTGTAG
- the LOC136671940 gene encoding mast cell protease 1-like isoform X2 yields MALISLLLLTALLPNLSHSAGVDVGIINGTEAKPHSRPYMVSLQVNGGHLCGGFLVSQRFVMTAAHCYINSEITAVLGAHDLSDKGEGALRREVETYHIHPNYIEPTLDNDIMLLKLKETVPLGPTITTISIPKIEEDIPVGTICSVAGWGQTGDNESTSNRLMETSIRVIDCKKHSVNKQRVCAVHPGGACFGDSGGPLVCKDTAVGIDSFITGTCEEPQGPNGFAKISAFLPWISSILDRV; encoded by the exons ATGGCTCTCATCTCTCTTCTCCTGCTGACTGCTCTGCTGCCAAACCTCAGTCACTCAG CTGGTGTTGATGTTGGAATAATAAATGGCACAGAGGCTAAACCCCACTCAAGACCCTATATGGTGTCTCTCCAAGTAAATGGAGGACACTTATGTGGTGGCTTCCTTGTGTCTCAAAGATTTGTCATGACGGCTGCGCACTGCTATAT AAACTCGGAGATCACAGCAGTGCTTGGTGCTCATGATCTGTCAGACAAAGGAGAAGGTGCTTTGCGCAGGGAAGTGGAGACTTACCACATCCATCCAAATTACATAGAGCCAACATTAGACAATGATATCATGCTCTTAAAG CTCAAGGAAACAGTACCACTGGGCCCAACAATCACAACAATCAGCATCCCCAAAATAGAGGAGGACATCCCAGTCGGTACGATCTGCAGTGTAGCTGGATGGGGACAAACCGGTGACAATGAGTCCACAAGTAACCGTCTGATGGAAACAAGTATCAGAGTCATAGACTGTAAGAagcacagtgtaaataaacagcGAGTGTGTGCAGTTCATCCAGGAGGAGCATGCTTT GGAGACTCCGGAGGTCCTTTAGTGTGTAAGGACACTGCAGTGGGTATTGATTCTTTCATTACTGGTACGTGTGAGGAACCCCAGGGTCCAAATGGTTTTGCCAAAATATCTGCATTCCTGCCCTGGATCAGTTCTATTCTTGACCGTGTGTAG